tgttcataatttttgcaAAGGTGAAATGAGTCTTTATTTACATCTATTGATCTTACAACcatttatttaaacaatttattgtattttgaattcCAATTATATTTgagagaattataaaataagagaGAAGGGTAGGAAAAGGAAAGGATGATTTAACTTTCACTTTGAATATAAAAGTTGATAATTGCTCTCTATTTGCGGCACTATAGGCTACAAAAGAGAATTGAATTacaagaattataaaaaaattaagacttagtatattcatttattaattaatttacaacAAAAAGATATATTTAGAGCTGAGTCTACATtcttttattagtatttatcaaattatctaTTTCATTTTTGCTTCAAAGGCGCACTAATTCTgttttttcaaatgttttttataaatgatgtacaaataaaataaaatattaaataagaactTTTTTATAGatcatgataaataaaaataaaaataaaaataattgaagaagggcttataagattttttttcccatttttcttcaaaatgatATTGAAATAACTATTTGCTGGTGACCTAAGAAAAaaccaaaatctaatttaataaattattattttattattttcttgatttttttgaagtgtcaatttaaagaaatacaaattcactttaaaaattttacagagCACCATTTTTCGTTGATAACTTTAGAAAtcgaaattataaaaatataaatagaagcagtatcaatattataaaatagtatataaaattttaacacataaacaaattaatatttttaatatttacatcataaaataatacatttaatataaaatacataatatataaaataaacttaaaaaataaatgaatcgatccggttttaaattttaaatatttaaatttgagtttaatctatattttaaaccgttttaattttaatctaagaaAACCTCATAAATTTCTAACAATGGGATAACCCGAGTTTTCAACCGGTCTCATTATTGTATTGTCATTGCGCAAAGTTCAGGCTCCCCTTCTCTGTCGAACCCGTgaataggggtgagcaaaactcgattcgactagaaaaaatcgaaaaaaattcaaatttcgagttaaacgaatcgagttattcgaatcaactcgattttttttcgaatttcgagttcgaatcgagttgagttttcgaattcgaataactcgaataattcgaataattcgaatatcaaactataatattttacatttttaccccaaactctcaaacctttttacttttccctcaaaacttttactccttcccactttccccccaaaacttttactcccctcccctcccctccccaccccccaatctacccaaaatccatttcccaccaaaattttactctgccatttattttttctcaaaattttactcccaaaaaccctcaaaaccttttattttcccccaaaatttttactcccacttttcccttaaaacttttattctcttccatCTCACCTCTCATCTATCCCAAATCCtctcccctccaatttttttttaatattttcctccaaaattttactccccttatttactttccctcaaacttttattcccaaaacttttttatttttccctaaacttttacttctcaccttttactctcaaataaaaaatcaaaattatccaaaaatcactaaacataaatagtaataattttatttatatctactatttatattattaaattaaatttcacattttatattatttatattattgaattgtttagtcatattgaatatttatattaaaattgaattattaattatgccataaaatatttgtgttaaaattttatattggtatcaatttcacattttatttttaaaataacttttattaaaaatcatatttttacatttaatatatttttaattctaaaatacatagtgacaagaatctaaagataattgaaacaactaagcaagcaaagaagctaaccaatatataaaaattaataaataaattatgaagtgatgaaagttaataaaaatttgattaatgtggacaaattttattatgatgggtgacaatggttacaaggacccaaaattattttttaaaatttaactcgaacaaatatattcgattcaattcgaattccatctcacttgaCTTGATTCaagaaaactttaaataaagttaggatgataaaatgagattcaaaaattcgattaactcgaaaattttcgattcgattcgatcgaatgctcacccccaCCCGTGAAGGTAAAAAGCTACTCAGGTCGAGGGGCTACCAAAACAATACCTATATAATTTTGGAagacaatattattaatattaacgGTTAAATTTGCCTATAGCCTCTTTACTTAtcaaaaattggaaatttgatctatatacttatatttttaaaaatttaatctttttaccttttaaaatttaaaatttatatctaactattttttattaaaattgttgttataacattttgaaataataataaaaactactcaataaataattatataattaaaaaattataattaaaaaaggaattttaattcttaattttcgACAAGTAATGTGACTATAGGCACATTTTAACCTAAtattaatgttttcaatttaatggAAGTAAGTAAGTGACTGTACTGAAGAGCTCAATTTCATGTGTTGTTTTGCCTCCTATTTTGGGTTCATTTGTCTCTGAACTGATCCTAACAATCGATTCTCCGAAGTCCAAATCGCACAAATTCTTCCATTTGGCCAGGTAGGATTTCACGCCTTCTCTCTACCTGTAACCTTGGGAGGTCTAATTTGTTAGGGTTTACTATATGTTAGGGATTGAATCAATTTGGGGGTTttagttgattttttaaaattttctattatgtGGTTAAAGGATAAGGGTCTTGAGTCTTTGATTCAACCAGTTGAAGATGAGTTCATTTTCGATCACGCGCAAGAAAACTCCTTTCCAGAAGCACAGAGAAGAGGAGGAAGCCAAGAAGAAGGTACTACGATTTGTTTTAGCTACAAAGTTCACAGCTCTAATTAATTTGGTTTCGTGCCTTTCGATTCAGTTCTGTTTGCTTCTTTgagctaaaataattattccCCCCCCCCCCGGCGCGTTTGTCAGAGGGAGGAGGATGAAACTGCTCGGTTATACGAGCAGTTCGTGGCTTCTTTTCAAGGAGACAATGCACCTGGGTCGAAGGCATTTGTTCGAGGTGGAACAATCAATCCCAATGAGAAATTCAAGCCCGATTCTGAAGGTCAGTCTGATTCAGGAACGCACTCAATATTTGTTTCGgcagaaattttaatatatttgtttcgGTTTTTAAGTGTCAGTGATTTGAGCAAGTAGAATGATTTCCGTATCATATCATGAGaacacattaataaaaatatgggcCTTGTTTATTCATTTGCGGATGGCAGGTGAAAAGGCCAAAGATGGGGTGTCTGTTCCAAAGAAGGGAAGTAGGTAAATAATTGCTTTTGATTAACCATGCTGCAATATTAATGTTCTTTTGGCTTGATATCATAATTTGAAAAGTTACATGGTGACTTAGTGGTATTCTCGCTCCaaccttatatttttaaaagcttCTATAATATCATGAAAGATTTTCGTATAGCACCTTGTTGCACTTTGATatcattaaatttgaaaaaaaaataatctgTCAGGGCCTTTTTTTACTTTACAAAGGAAATACATGTTATTTATTATCTTCTGAATTTAAACCCTTATCCCTACCCCATTGTGGAATTACTACCtttcttagtttatttataAGTCCTAATCTGCAGTTCAAAATGAAACTGTTTGGGAAGTTAATATGTTGATTTTGGCCATCTCTGGCATAGTGAAGAAGAAACTTTAAGTGTTTTACTTTCAGTTGACAAAAGGCAATGTACTAATTATAGTTGGCTAGAAAGTTTATCCTGGAATTTTGgctattatatcatttttagttgacattatattattttacccCTTCATGTCATGCAGTCAGTAACCCTGCTGTTATTCTTATTTATTGCTTGAATAGGTACAATGTATagaaatttagataaaatttacaGTCAGAGCAGTCATTCTGGTAgatggaaaataaatggatgTTGTTTCCTTAACTTTAGATTAGGAGGTCCCTCAGCTTAATTAAGGTCTATAACAAACTAGTTGGTATTAGTTGCCCGAATGGTTTTCTTTACTCATGGAATTTATAAGCTGGTTAGATAATCACATTTAATTTGACTTTTGAACGATTCTAGCATGTCAGTTTGCCTTTCTGTTTCATTTAAGTTTGCAAACTTCATTATagcattttcttttgttaatgaCATTTGGGATACTACATCTTTTAGGATTTTGTGGTGATTCTATTTTGTGCAGTCATATTAGCACATATGAAGTTCTGATGAATAATTTTTCATTGAAGAAAgatctttttttcccttctacTTTATGGTGTGATCTAATTCGGATAACCTGAATTTCCATCTGtctcttcaaaataaaaaaaaaaatgaaaactctATCTCTCTGCTACCTAATTCTTTAAAATgctttttattggttttaatagGAGGATTTTCCAGCATGCTTGCACGCCAACTGCACAAGTTTTGGCTAAAAATGAATTCACTAATGAAATCTAGGAACAGCTTTGTATGCCTTATTGTgacataaaatgttttaatgatGGTTCCCCTAGAAAGTCTCCTTTAAGGTTCATTGATGAGGAAAAGTGACGAATTTTGGTTAAAGAATGGAACTGTGAAAAGGAATCTTTCTGTAAAATGGAAGTTTATCTTTCATTGTATGTATGCAGGTATGTTCCATCTTTCATACCACCTCCTTTGTCTGCCAAGGGAAAGGAATCTGAGAAGAAGGTGAATTCTGTTAGTGAAATTATGgcatatgtttaaatttaattcattcctAACTGAGTTTTTCAATGTGTGATATGTAcattttgttttaaactttGACAATGCTGTTTCTAGAAGGAGGAGGAGAGGCCAAAGGAAAAAGAGAAGGGGAAGTCTCGGAACATTGATCATTTTATGGAGGAGCTGAAGCATGAACAAGAAATGAGGGAGAGAAGAAATCAGGATCGTGAACATTGGCGTGATGGGCGTCATAGTGACAATTCAGCTGTAAGTGTTTCAGTGGGACTCGAATGTTATTCAATAGTAGTGactaaatttattcatatttcaACTTTCTTCCCTTTGTTTCTTGCACTTAGATGTAGGCTGATGGTTTATCTGTCACTGTCTTTCTCATGTAGCATTCTATTTTGTACAGCATGTTATCTGTTTTATTCTTCTTTTGTCATAAAGGTATATGAATCTTATCCCTTGGTTGTTCCTTTCCCAGCCATCCAGTCGCTTTGATGAACTCCCTGATGATTTTGATCCTAGTGGAAAACTGCCTGGATCGTTTGATGATGGTGATCCTCAAACAACAAATCTTTATGTTGGAAATCTCTCACCAAAGGTATGTTGCTGTTGTTTCTTAATTGCTGCTTTTAATCTTCCTTTTCACTTTGTTTCTCGGTAAGTGTTCATTTTTTCTATCTATAAGTTCTTGTTAATAGgttgatgaaaattttcttcttcgGACTTTTGGAAGATTTGGGCCTATTGCTAGTGTGAAGATTATGTGGCCTAGGACAGAGGAAGAGCGGCGACGGCAAAGAAATTGTGGCTTTGTAGCTTTCATGAATAGAGCTGATGGACAAGCTGCAAAAGATGAAATGCAAGGTATTCCTTAGTGCCTTTTCGTAGAAGTTGTGTCATTAATCTTGTGAGAAGTGCATTTTGATGTCCTTGATTCTTGAACTGTCCTTTTTGCTCTAAGTTAGATGCATGATAATAGCAATGTGGTAAGACTGGGAAAGACATACTGAAAAATGGGGATCTCCGGGGTGGGATGTCTCCTATGGAGGATAAGGTGAGAGGAAATAGTTACGGTGGTTTAGCTACATAGGGTGCAGATTAAGGGGTGCACCTGTAATAAGGATGgatcaaatttacattttgtatGGTAAAAGGTTCAAGGGAGACCGCAAAAGACATGATTGCAGGTGATAATAAGGATGTGAAACTGTTAGTTCTTGAAGAGGGGATGGTGATTGTTAGGAATGATTGGAGGAGGATGATTTGTGTGCCGAATGTAAATTTTTCTTAGTCTTATAGCCAACTCCAGATATATTGGGGATTAAGGCTTGCTGTACCATCTTGAACAAAGTAAAATCTTAAATGAACTTGTTGATgccatttttttttcctctagTAAAGCCCTATTTGAAGCTTTTCCAAATTGTGACATCTAATCTCCAAAGCTCTGTAAAGCTGAAATGCCCCTTGTATTTACTTCATTTTGTGATGTTATTGGTAATTTATGATTGATTTGAATCTAATTGCTGTAATATATAACTGTTAGGAATGATTGGAGGAGGATGATTTGTGTGCCGAATGTAAATTTTTCTTAGTCTTATAGCCAACTCCAGATATATTGGGGATTAAGGCTTGCTGTACCATCTTGAACAAAGTAAAATCTTAAATGAACTTGTTGATGCCATTTTTTTTCCCTCTAGTAAAGCCCTATTTGAAGCTTTTCCAAATTGTGACATCTAATCTCCAAAGCTCTGTAAAGCTGAAATGCCCCTTGTATTTACTTCATTTTGTGATGTTATTGGTAATTTATGATTGATTTGAATCTAATTGCTGTAATATATAACTGTTAGGAATGATTGGAGGAGGAGGATTTGTGTGCCGAATGTAAATTTTTCTTAGTCTTATAGCCAACTCCAGATATATTGGGGATTAAGGCTTGCTGTACCATCTTGAACAAAGTAAAATCTTAAATGAACTTGTTGatgccatttttttttttactctagTAAAGCCCTATTTGAAGCTTTTCCAAATTGTGACATCTAATCTCCAAAGCTCTGTAAAGCTGAAATGCCCCTTGTATTTACTTCATTTTGTGATGTTATTGGTAATTTATGATTGATTTGAATCTAATTGCTGTAATATATAACTGTTACTTAATTTTAACCGGTATATGACATcagtatatgtttatttggcagGAGTTGTTGTATATGAATATGAGTTGAAAATCGGGTGGGGTAAATCTGTTGCTCTTCCATCACAAGCATTACCTGCTCCCCCACCTGGACACATGGCCATCAGGAGTAAGGAGGTTGGTTAGGTTCTTTTGCAGAAGTATTCTAAGCTCAATTGATTAAAGTGCTTATATGTTTTTGTGTAAAAGATGCTTAAGCCACTAATCTCTTTTGAAGCTAGGATCTGATAATATAGCTTTGGTTTGAGTAGGCAGTTCACAAAACCCACCATCTAGTGTTTTTCTATGCTGTAATTCTAAAGCTTGGTTTCTGATTGGCAGGGTAGTTCTATAATCTTATCCGGTCCTTCAGGCCCACCAGTGACATCTGTTCCAAATCAGAACTCTGAATTGGTATTTTAACTGAATTACATTCATCTTTCTCTAAGAAAATGGCAATTTGATATCTGCCTGAGTTACTTCTTTATTTGATATATCTTCCTGTCAGGTTCTTACACCAAATGTTCCAGATATAATGGTTCCACCCCCTGATGATGACCATCTTCGCCATGTCATTGATACAATGGCTCTTTATGTTCTTGATGGAGGATGTGCTTTTGAACAAGCTATTATGGAGAGGGGTCGTGGCAATCCTCTATTCAGCTTTTTGTTTGAGCTTGGCTCAAAGGAACATACTTACTATGTCTGGAGATTATATTCTTTCGCTCAGGTCCATTGTGTTAGCTATCTGAATGCATCTTCTAGTTTTGTCCCTGGCATTGTTTTGCAACTTAATACGCCATACTTGGGATATATGTAAAGAAGGAATAATTATTGAAGAACTTCCATGTTTGTGGAATGCAGGGTGATACACTTCAAAGGTGGCGGACGGAACCTTTTATCATGATAACTGGTAGTGGAAGGTAATAATGTGCCAACATTTTCCTGTTAATTACGTTCCTTTCACAAGTTGTGTTAGACAGTATTGGCGATGCgtaattttttgttctttttcctcCTTAGATGGGTACCACCTCCTCTGCCAACTACAAGAAGTCCAGAGCATGAAAAGGACTACACTGCCACATATGCTGCAGGAAGAAGCAGGGTATTCCAAAGATGAACTTGTTTTGCTCCCGATGTGCGATTCTTTTGTGATTTGAGTGAGTTAATAATCCTTTACTATATTGATTATTACAGTGGCTGGAGCCAGAACGAACACTTAATGATCCTCAAAGGGATGAATTTGAGGATATGCTACGAGCCTTGACTTTAGAGAGGAGTCAGATTAAGGAAGCTATGGGATTTGCTTTGGATAATGCTGATGCTGCTGGGGAGGTATTACTTATATCTACAGCATGCCTTACTGCATTTCATGCTCTATAAGTTGTCTCCTGTTCTCAAACTCTAATAGTTCCTGGCTGGGTTTCTCTTGAGGGTTTTCATTTTGAATGTtcttattgttattttaaatgttttaaaaaagtaGATTTGTGgacacaaaagaaaatttacaagGGAAAGGAACAACATTCCAGGTCTAGTAGTCATGTTGAGTGATTATATGCAGAGTCATCTATATCATTAAGTTTCATTCCTCAGTTTGAatctttaaacaaaattatgaaACTTAAAATTGATACGTGTCCACCCCTCATTTTCTCCTGCAGATAGTTGAAGTTTTGACCGAGTCCTTGACACTTAAAGAGACACCAATTCCGACTAAAGTTGCAAGGCTTATGCTCGTCTCTGACATCCTTCATAACAGCAGTGCTCCTGTTAAAAATGCATCTGCATACCGTACCAAATTTGAAGCAACGTTGCCTGATATAATGGAGAGCTTTAATGATTTGTACCGCAGTGTGACGGGAAGGATCACAGCCGAGGCCCTTAAGGTAGGTATAATGTTGACCTTTTATACCGCTTCCAGTGtgctttatattatgtttgttCTGCTGGGACCTGAAAAATGAACTGGCTTGTGGCCATGCGCATGTATTTATATCTGGTTCTTGGGTTTTTGatcttttcttgttttcttcaGGAAAGGGTTCTGAAAGTGTTGCAAGTATGGTCAGACTGGTTTCTTTTTTCAGATGCATATGTGAATGGACTGCGAGCTACTTTTCTTCGATCAGGAAACTCTGGTGTGGCCCATTTTCATTCTATATGTGGTAATGCTCCagcaattaaaaataagattagTTCAGAAGATGCAGTTAATGGGATTAAGGCCAACCAAGATGCTGCTTTGGCAATGGGCAAAGGTGCAGCTATGAAGGAGCTAATGGATCTCCCATTTGCTGAGCTGGAGAGACGTTGTAGACATAATGGATTGTCTCTTGTTGGTGGTAGAGAAATAATGGTTGCTCGACTATTAAGTTTGGAAGATGCAGAAAAGCAGAGGAATTATGAACTAGATGATGAGCTGAAGCTTCGATCTAGTTCTAGTAGGTATCTTAGTGGTCAGAGAGGTGCAAATGCTGAGCCAGAGTCTGTGGGATTGTCTGAATGGACCTGTTTTGGAGAGGATGAGATCCATTCAGAACACAAAGTTTCTGTACCTTTGGCTGAAACCTTTCCAGTCCCACAGCCTGAACTAAAAGCATTCACGAAGAAAGATAAAACGGATCCTGTTTTGCCAGCCTCTAAATGGGCTAGAGAGGATGATGACAGTGATGATGAAGAAAAGAGAAGCACTCGGTTGTCTTCTGGAAGTGAGAATGCTGTTGATGGCCCTAGTAAGGCTGATGAATTGGAGTTTGGAACTCATATGAACACTTCAGCTCCATCTGAAAGTGCAATCAATGAAGCGCAGAGGTATGATGAATTTACATTTCTTGAGGCacacaaaacaaaaaccaaaatgtTCTTATCAACTGTGCAGTAGAATTTGCTCATGcagttattaatttattaatgtttcACTATGCTCATATTACAACAGGAAGAAGTTGAGACGTTTGGAGGTTGCTTTGATAGAATATCGAGAATCCCTTGAGGAGCGGGGAACTAAAAATGCCGAGGATATTGAGAGAAGGGTTGCTGTTCACCGAAAACGGCTAGAATCTGAATATGGTTTAACAGATTCTGGTGAAGATACTTCAGGAAGAAGTAAGTTTTGCCATTTGACCAATTGTTGATACTTTGCAAGACTTGTAATAAGTTAATGTGCTTTCTTGAGTTGAAGGCATACCctaatattagtttaaacattattGAAATTGCAGAGAGGAGAGATAGGCGGGATGATGCACGTGACTCTGCAAGCAAGCGGCACCGCAGTGAAAGCCGAAGTGAGAGCCCTCCGCGGAAATCATCAAACAGAGACAGGGATAGAGAAAATGGTTCAGAAAAGGAGCAAGAAAGGAACAGGGATAGAGATAGGGATAGAGGTAGAGGTCAAGAACTGGAAAGTGAAAGGGGGAGAGAAAGGGAGCGAGACTATCGTGAAAAGAGTGGAAGCAGGGAAAGGGATGATCATGACAGGGATAGAGCCAGAGAGAGGGATAGGAGAAGGCGAATAAATTGAGATGTATGGTGTTAGTTGTTTATGGTAATGGTTGGTCTATTGGTGACTTATGATCTGGGTAGGATGGGTTTGAGACCAGTAGTAGATGCCTTGGTTTGTGTTGGAGGCTGCACTGCACTGCACTCCCTATCGCAAAACTTGGTTTCAAACAATGCTAAGACGCACAAGTTCCATCTGTGACTGTTGACTGACAACAAACCCCATGAGGAAGTCTGGTTCTCTTTGAACCATATtgtagtatttttgtttttgttttttctttgggAAAAGATTCCTTCACTTTGAtgtatttgattatttgataaTGCATTTTGCAAAAGCAAAGTTAATTTATTGGCTacaaagttaatatattttcgTCTTTAGTCTCTCAAGTGAAGTTAGTCACCCGTTGTCTTTTCTCTTGCTTTGAATTGTGATTGATCCTTTCATTGTTGAGAtcagtttaaaattattattatcggatcaaacatataaataatatggAGGGGTTACCCCAATGATTGAGGACAGTCTTCTACGATGTACACGCATTGCAAGGCTGGATGAGCGCTTCGAGGATGGAGTGGGACAAGGGAGTTCTAGTTTCAACGGGTAAGTTGGTAACGGGTTTTGGAAGTGTATCAGGTTGACTTTGTAAGGACCATGAGAAAACTTTTCTAGTAttagaaacaaacaaaagagttttatgatatgatatatttataaaacCGTGGTATCTGTAGGTTAGCTGATTTTTAGTCACCAAAATGGAGGAATGCATGGGTGGTTGAGACTGCATTATTACAAAAAGTAATTTTGTAATGGCAGTCATGTTTTGCAGATGTATGCAATGGTGTAATACATTTGAATGACTTCCTCCAATAGGCGAGACCAGGGAGTATTGCTGCCTGAGACTTTGAAATACAAGGTATTCTTCTCCTATTCGATTGCTTTGACTTTCAAAATCCAACAAATTCAGGCCAATGTCATAATCCTTTTACTGCCATCGAGGTCTGTATTTCAACAACCATTTTCAATCCGATGActtgagcaaatattctttagTTCTTCTTCAGCGGCAGTGTAGATATTCTGATTAGCCTGAAGGGAATTTTGCACATTAATGGTGCATTTGCTGGAAACAATGATGACAGTATTGTAGTGATTTTTGGGAATGACTAAAGAAGACATTGCAACTAGTATGTGATGGCGTTGGAGGGAGGGTTGGTTTTGTAAAGTAAAACacattgataaaatttatagtgATTAATTCATGGCCTACCACCATAACTAACGGACCCATGTACCAGTGCAACTTTTGCTAACCCTGTTATTTCAGTTCTGTGTCGGGAAAGAACTTCATAGCAAGAAGTACTAATTTACTAGCTTATTCTTATCGTACtcgtattattattattttttaaatatcacttatattattttacttttataattctttgtCTTGTTTCTTTCAGATGACACCAATGATTAATTTGTGGTTTGCAGGGTGGTGGTTTAAGGTGGTTCACACTGTGAGGACGATAAAAGCTTCGGATGAAATTGCATTTGGAGAGAAAGAAAAGTGATAGTAGAGATTTGCGGTATTCGTCCTCCCTTAAGACAAAGATTTCCTTTTATAGGCCAAGAG
The Gossypium raimondii isolate GPD5lz chromosome 8, ASM2569854v1, whole genome shotgun sequence DNA segment above includes these coding regions:
- the LOC105793023 gene encoding protein RRC1 isoform X1, which translates into the protein MSSFSITRKKTPFQKHREEEEAKKKREEDETARLYEQFVASFQGDNAPGSKAFVRGGTINPNEKFKPDSEGEKAKDGVSVPKKGSRYVPSFIPPPLSAKGKESEKKKEEERPKEKEKGKSRNIDHFMEELKHEQEMRERRNQDREHWRDGRHSDNSAPSSRFDELPDDFDPSGKLPGSFDDGDPQTTNLYVGNLSPKVDENFLLRTFGRFGPIASVKIMWPRTEEERRRQRNCGFVAFMNRADGQAAKDEMQGVVVYEYELKIGWGKSVALPSQALPAPPPGHMAIRSKEGSSIILSGPSGPPVTSVPNQNSELVLTPNVPDIMVPPPDDDHLRHVIDTMALYVLDGGCAFEQAIMERGRGNPLFSFLFELGSKEHTYYVWRLYSFAQGDTLQRWRTEPFIMITGSGRWVPPPLPTTRSPEHEKDYTATYAAGRSRWLEPERTLNDPQRDEFEDMLRALTLERSQIKEAMGFALDNADAAGEIVEVLTESLTLKETPIPTKVARLMLVSDILHNSSAPVKNASAYRTKFEATLPDIMESFNDLYRSVTGRITAEALKERVLKVLQVWSDWFLFSDAYVNGLRATFLRSGNSGVAHFHSICGNAPAIKNKISSEDAVNGIKANQDAALAMGKGAAMKELMDLPFAELERRCRHNGLSLVGGREIMVARLLSLEDAEKQRNYELDDELKLRSSSSRYLSGQRGANAEPESVGLSEWTCFGEDEIHSEHKVSVPLAETFPVPQPELKAFTKKDKTDPVLPASKWAREDDDSDDEEKRSTRLSSGSENAVDGPSKADELEFGTHMNTSAPSESAINEAQRKKLRRLEVALIEYRESLEERGTKNAEDIERRVAVHRKRLESEYGLTDSGEDTSGRKRRDRRDDARDSASKRHRSESRSESPPRKSSNRDRDRENGSEKEQERNRDRDRDRGRGQELESERGRERERDYREKSGSRERDDHDRDRARERDRRRRIN
- the LOC105793023 gene encoding protein RRC1 isoform X2 — its product is MSSFSITRKKTPFQKHREEEEAKKKREEDETARLYEQFVASFQGDNAPGSKAFVRGGTINPNEKFKPDSEGEKAKDGVSVPKKGSRYVPSFIPPPLSAKGKESEKKEEERPKEKEKGKSRNIDHFMEELKHEQEMRERRNQDREHWRDGRHSDNSAPSSRFDELPDDFDPSGKLPGSFDDGDPQTTNLYVGNLSPKVDENFLLRTFGRFGPIASVKIMWPRTEEERRRQRNCGFVAFMNRADGQAAKDEMQGVVVYEYELKIGWGKSVALPSQALPAPPPGHMAIRSKEGSSIILSGPSGPPVTSVPNQNSELVLTPNVPDIMVPPPDDDHLRHVIDTMALYVLDGGCAFEQAIMERGRGNPLFSFLFELGSKEHTYYVWRLYSFAQGDTLQRWRTEPFIMITGSGRWVPPPLPTTRSPEHEKDYTATYAAGRSRWLEPERTLNDPQRDEFEDMLRALTLERSQIKEAMGFALDNADAAGEIVEVLTESLTLKETPIPTKVARLMLVSDILHNSSAPVKNASAYRTKFEATLPDIMESFNDLYRSVTGRITAEALKERVLKVLQVWSDWFLFSDAYVNGLRATFLRSGNSGVAHFHSICGNAPAIKNKISSEDAVNGIKANQDAALAMGKGAAMKELMDLPFAELERRCRHNGLSLVGGREIMVARLLSLEDAEKQRNYELDDELKLRSSSSRYLSGQRGANAEPESVGLSEWTCFGEDEIHSEHKVSVPLAETFPVPQPELKAFTKKDKTDPVLPASKWAREDDDSDDEEKRSTRLSSGSENAVDGPSKADELEFGTHMNTSAPSESAINEAQRKKLRRLEVALIEYRESLEERGTKNAEDIERRVAVHRKRLESEYGLTDSGEDTSGRKRRDRRDDARDSASKRHRSESRSESPPRKSSNRDRDRENGSEKEQERNRDRDRDRGRGQELESERGRERERDYREKSGSRERDDHDRDRARERDRRRRIN
- the LOC105793023 gene encoding protein RRC1 isoform X3, encoding MEELKHEQEMRERRNQDREHWRDGRHSDNSAPSSRFDELPDDFDPSGKLPGSFDDGDPQTTNLYVGNLSPKVDENFLLRTFGRFGPIASVKIMWPRTEEERRRQRNCGFVAFMNRADGQAAKDEMQGVVVYEYELKIGWGKSVALPSQALPAPPPGHMAIRSKEGSSIILSGPSGPPVTSVPNQNSELVLTPNVPDIMVPPPDDDHLRHVIDTMALYVLDGGCAFEQAIMERGRGNPLFSFLFELGSKEHTYYVWRLYSFAQGDTLQRWRTEPFIMITGSGRWVPPPLPTTRSPEHEKDYTATYAAGRSRWLEPERTLNDPQRDEFEDMLRALTLERSQIKEAMGFALDNADAAGEIVEVLTESLTLKETPIPTKVARLMLVSDILHNSSAPVKNASAYRTKFEATLPDIMESFNDLYRSVTGRITAEALKERVLKVLQVWSDWFLFSDAYVNGLRATFLRSGNSGVAHFHSICGNAPAIKNKISSEDAVNGIKANQDAALAMGKGAAMKELMDLPFAELERRCRHNGLSLVGGREIMVARLLSLEDAEKQRNYELDDELKLRSSSSRYLSGQRGANAEPESVGLSEWTCFGEDEIHSEHKVSVPLAETFPVPQPELKAFTKKDKTDPVLPASKWAREDDDSDDEEKRSTRLSSGSENAVDGPSKADELEFGTHMNTSAPSESAINEAQRKKLRRLEVALIEYRESLEERGTKNAEDIERRVAVHRKRLESEYGLTDSGEDTSGRKRRDRRDDARDSASKRHRSESRSESPPRKSSNRDRDRENGSEKEQERNRDRDRDRGRGQELESERGRERERDYREKSGSRERDDHDRDRARERDRRRRIN